One genomic window of Sphingopyxis sp. OPL5 includes the following:
- a CDS encoding formimidoylglutamate deiminase, translated as MTSLWFEQALLPDGWAQDVRIAVDAGRIAAVATGVAAQPGDERHAIALPGLANLHCHGFQRGMAGLSEFRGAPDDDFWSWREIMYRFLDRLTPDSIAAINALAFVEMMESGFTRVAEFHYLHNDADGRRYADPAETASAVVAAADESGIGLTLLPVFYAHGDFGGAPPAPGQRRFLSDVDNFATLVEASRAKLPVDAGFGIAPHSLRAVTAEELAAILPLADGGPIHIHAAEQLREVEASIAWSGERPVEWLLNHADVDARWCLVHATHLTDSECDRLAASGAVAGLCPVTEANLGDGIFPATRYLAAGGHVGIGTDSNILIDAAGELRALEYSQRLRDRRRAMLGSEAVQSIGERLFGEALAGGARATGSGTGLATGQPADLFTLAVADPVFAGADTSTILDRWIFAARSNTIDCVWRAGQKWVVGGRHVARDAIAARYRGVVAALLA; from the coding sequence ATGACATCACTCTGGTTCGAACAGGCTCTGCTGCCCGATGGCTGGGCGCAGGATGTGCGCATCGCGGTCGACGCGGGCCGCATCGCCGCCGTCGCGACCGGCGTCGCCGCGCAGCCCGGCGACGAGCGCCACGCCATCGCCCTCCCCGGCCTCGCCAACCTCCACTGCCATGGCTTCCAGCGCGGCATGGCGGGACTCTCCGAATTTCGCGGGGCGCCCGACGATGATTTCTGGAGCTGGCGCGAGATCATGTACCGCTTCCTCGACCGGCTCACCCCCGACAGCATCGCGGCGATCAACGCGCTGGCCTTTGTCGAGATGATGGAAAGTGGCTTCACCCGCGTCGCCGAGTTCCATTACCTCCACAACGACGCCGACGGGCGACGCTACGCCGACCCTGCCGAAACCGCGAGCGCGGTGGTTGCGGCAGCGGACGAGAGCGGCATCGGCCTCACCCTCCTCCCCGTCTTTTATGCCCATGGCGACTTCGGCGGCGCCCCGCCCGCGCCGGGCCAGCGACGGTTTCTGTCCGATGTCGACAATTTCGCCACGCTCGTCGAAGCGAGCCGCGCGAAACTGCCCGTCGATGCCGGGTTCGGCATCGCGCCGCATTCGCTGCGCGCGGTGACCGCCGAAGAATTGGCGGCGATCCTGCCGCTTGCCGACGGCGGCCCAATCCATATCCACGCCGCCGAACAGCTGCGCGAGGTCGAAGCCTCGATCGCATGGAGCGGCGAGCGCCCCGTCGAATGGCTGCTCAACCATGCCGATGTCGATGCGCGCTGGTGCCTCGTTCATGCCACGCATCTGACCGACAGCGAATGCGACCGCCTCGCGGCGAGCGGTGCGGTCGCAGGGCTGTGCCCCGTGACCGAAGCCAATCTGGGCGACGGCATCTTTCCCGCGACCCGCTATCTGGCGGCGGGCGGACATGTCGGGATCGGCACAGACTCCAACATATTGATCGACGCGGCGGGTGAGCTTCGCGCGCTCGAATATAGCCAACGGCTCCGCGACCGCCGCCGCGCGATGCTCGGCAGCGAGGCGGTGCAGTCGATCGGCGAGCGCCTGTTCGGCGAAGCGCTCGCGGGCGGTGCCCGCGCAACGGGGTCGGGCACCGGCCTCGCCACCGGACAGCCCGCCGACCTCTTCACCCTCGCCGTTGCCGACCCGGTCTTCGCAGGTGCCGACACCAGCACGATCCTCGACCGCTGGATCTTCGCGGCGCGCAGCAACACGATCGACTGCGTCTGGCGCGCCGGACAAAAATGGGTCGTGGGGGGACGTCATGTCGCCCGCGACGCGATCGCCGCGCGCTATCGCGGCGTGGTGGCCGCGCTGCTCGCATGA
- a CDS encoding autotransporter domain-containing protein, translated as MTITNFSAVRRRTQMRAALLSATAGFAALNASPAWAECVVQPGGTAVCSGENTNEQSVGNGGTITVTTAPGFEIDSPGNGLVISGPGSLTYNDANASTIIGRGRDGIAVGNGGGASRIEIRTAGDVTGGGRAGIITNNAGTGGVLVEATGTVTGATTGITVVALPGSNGDIDVLSNNAAGGNSGIGVENRGGSGAIRITSTGTASATGSEGFAIVGFHSVQGAGSDVVIEANNVGGVGGGINVNNFGTGSTSITVNGTLDVTGRQGITLGNSASAKDIVVTTRGAVTSGATAIAISNQGSGRTIVTAEGRLLSNNVRPQDAEVSGNGMNITTGGGAGDVIANVAGVEGRAGILIRNGGIGSTSLTATGLVRGREGRGVEITAAASAGDIVVQLAAVEGATDGIFINPPGDGDVDLTVTGPVVAGRDGVRIERPTGTTGDTRVVVGDVTGAQSGVVLLTQGTGTTSLVSTGTLTGAAGDGLFVSGSGPIMLDVNNASGDEFGVSILTGGTGGGGGDGGGSLDLLRAADSRIAAINADAGDGTTLITRGTVEGGIAAIDAVTESGLAFGLTNDGTIRNRSGASSDLAIQAAGGPVDILNNGTLLGTIRLDAGIVAPEPEPEPEPEDPGEQTRGRSARGAFVIAEVPDIEASHRFTNAGSWNSIGGINVFGGVDDVLVNVAGGRLIGGTAAATAETTTYSGLETLTNQGIITMVDGGIGDVVRTGGDASFAAGSLLAVDAGGSGSDRFIADGATTIAAGARLQVSNPQPAVLGTRYTVLESAGGVTGSFTFADQLLSNFLGYRQGRTATTIFVELAKLRAFAAAGITPNQIAVGTALDGQAATDPLAAAALLLPSDAAAQAAFDGLSGEIHPSVRTAMIEESRLPRNAVLERLDGRNGGAVWGQLFGNWGDSDGANGTADLDRETIGGVLGADFAIGDSAMIGVAGSYLETDVDARARSSSAKLKSWHVLGYAGVQFGGAALKVGGGYASASIDTDRAVAFPGIGQRLVAGYDGSVVHGFADLGYRLPLGGGHVEPFAQIVAVRADTDAFAETGGSAAVAGAKSDENATLSTLGARFSTATSGVFSVGGTVGWQHGFGDLTPATSMRFATGPGFTVIGTPRSRDAGVATIDARLRLSEGALITVSYDGVIGSAGQDHSIKAGLRIAF; from the coding sequence ATGACCATCACCAATTTCTCCGCCGTTCGCCGGCGCACCCAGATGCGCGCCGCGCTCCTGTCCGCCACCGCGGGCTTCGCGGCGTTGAACGCGTCGCCCGCATGGGCCGAATGCGTCGTCCAGCCGGGCGGCACCGCGGTCTGTTCGGGTGAGAATACCAACGAGCAGAGCGTCGGAAACGGCGGGACGATTACCGTTACCACCGCGCCCGGTTTTGAGATCGACAGCCCTGGCAACGGCCTCGTCATTTCCGGTCCTGGATCGCTCACTTATAACGATGCCAATGCCTCGACCATCATCGGCCGCGGACGCGACGGGATTGCGGTCGGCAATGGCGGCGGCGCCTCGCGCATCGAAATCCGCACCGCGGGCGACGTGACTGGCGGCGGACGCGCGGGGATCATCACCAACAACGCGGGCACCGGCGGGGTGCTGGTCGAGGCGACGGGCACGGTGACGGGTGCGACCACCGGCATCACCGTCGTCGCGCTGCCCGGCAGCAATGGCGACATCGACGTCCTCTCGAACAATGCCGCAGGCGGCAACTCGGGCATCGGGGTCGAGAACCGGGGCGGCAGCGGCGCGATCCGCATCACCTCGACGGGCACGGCGAGCGCGACCGGCAGCGAGGGCTTCGCGATCGTCGGCTTTCACAGTGTGCAGGGCGCGGGCAGCGACGTCGTCATCGAGGCAAACAATGTCGGCGGTGTCGGCGGTGGTATCAACGTCAACAATTTCGGCACCGGCTCGACGAGCATCACGGTCAACGGCACGCTCGACGTGACCGGTCGGCAGGGTATCACGCTCGGCAATAGCGCTTCGGCGAAGGATATCGTCGTCACCACGCGCGGCGCCGTGACCTCGGGCGCGACCGCCATCGCGATCAGCAATCAGGGGAGCGGACGTACTATCGTGACCGCTGAGGGCCGGTTGCTGAGCAACAATGTTCGGCCGCAGGACGCCGAGGTCAGCGGCAACGGCATGAACATCACCACCGGCGGAGGCGCCGGCGATGTGATCGCAAATGTGGCGGGAGTAGAGGGTCGCGCGGGCATATTGATCCGCAACGGCGGGATTGGCTCGACGTCGCTGACCGCAACCGGGCTGGTACGCGGGCGTGAGGGACGCGGCGTGGAAATCACCGCCGCGGCGTCGGCGGGCGACATCGTGGTCCAGCTTGCCGCGGTCGAGGGGGCGACCGACGGCATCTTCATCAACCCGCCGGGCGATGGCGACGTCGACCTGACGGTGACCGGGCCGGTGGTTGCCGGACGCGACGGGGTGCGCATCGAACGGCCGACGGGAACCACCGGCGACACGCGCGTCGTGGTGGGTGATGTCACCGGCGCGCAAAGCGGCGTCGTCTTGCTGACGCAGGGGACCGGTACAACCAGCCTCGTGTCGACCGGCACGCTGACCGGCGCCGCTGGCGACGGTCTGTTCGTCAGCGGCTCGGGGCCGATCATGCTCGACGTCAACAATGCCTCGGGCGACGAATTTGGCGTGTCGATCCTGACGGGTGGCACGGGCGGGGGTGGCGGTGACGGCGGCGGGAGTCTGGACCTGCTGCGCGCCGCCGACAGCCGTATCGCGGCGATAAATGCGGACGCGGGCGACGGCACGACGCTGATCACCCGCGGCACGGTCGAGGGCGGCATTGCCGCGATCGATGCGGTCACCGAAAGCGGGCTGGCGTTCGGCCTGACCAACGATGGGACGATCCGCAACCGCTCTGGCGCTTCAAGTGACCTCGCGATCCAGGCGGCGGGCGGGCCGGTCGATATCCTCAACAACGGCACCCTGCTCGGCACGATCCGGCTTGACGCCGGGATCGTCGCGCCCGAACCCGAGCCCGAGCCGGAACCCGAGGATCCCGGTGAGCAAACCCGTGGCCGTTCGGCGCGCGGCGCCTTCGTCATCGCCGAAGTGCCCGATATCGAGGCGAGCCATCGCTTCACCAACGCCGGCAGCTGGAACAGCATCGGCGGGATCAATGTCTTTGGCGGCGTCGACGATGTGCTGGTCAATGTCGCCGGCGGGCGCCTGATCGGCGGCACCGCGGCGGCGACCGCCGAGACGACGACCTATTCGGGTCTCGAAACGCTGACCAACCAGGGCATCATCACCATGGTCGATGGCGGCATCGGCGATGTCGTCCGGACCGGCGGCGACGCGAGCTTCGCGGCGGGATCTCTGCTCGCGGTCGATGCCGGCGGTAGCGGATCGGACCGCTTTATCGCGGACGGCGCCACGACCATCGCGGCGGGCGCGCGGCTTCAGGTCAGCAACCCGCAGCCGGCGGTGCTCGGCACGCGATACACGGTGCTTGAATCGGCGGGCGGGGTGACCGGCAGCTTCACCTTCGCTGACCAGTTGCTCTCGAACTTCCTCGGCTATCGCCAGGGCCGCACCGCGACGACGATCTTTGTCGAACTCGCCAAGCTGCGCGCTTTCGCGGCGGCGGGTATCACGCCGAACCAGATCGCGGTCGGCACCGCGCTCGACGGGCAGGCGGCGACCGATCCGCTGGCCGCGGCGGCGCTGTTGCTGCCCAGCGATGCGGCGGCGCAGGCGGCGTTCGACGGCCTGTCCGGCGAAATCCACCCGAGCGTCCGCACCGCGATGATCGAGGAAAGCCGCCTGCCGCGTAACGCGGTGCTCGAGCGGCTCGACGGCCGGAACGGCGGGGCCGTCTGGGGGCAGCTGTTCGGCAATTGGGGCGACAGCGACGGCGCCAACGGCACTGCCGACCTCGACCGCGAGACGATCGGCGGCGTGCTTGGCGCGGATTTCGCTATCGGCGACAGCGCGATGATCGGTGTAGCGGGATCCTATCTCGAAACCGACGTCGATGCCCGTGCGCGCAGCAGCAGCGCCAAGCTCAAGAGCTGGCACGTGCTGGGCTATGCCGGGGTGCAGTTCGGCGGCGCGGCGCTCAAGGTCGGCGGCGGCTATGCCTCGGCCAGCATCGACACCGACCGCGCCGTCGCTTTCCCCGGCATCGGCCAGCGCCTTGTCGCCGGTTATGACGGTTCGGTCGTCCACGGCTTTGCCGACCTCGGCTATCGCCTGCCGCTCGGCGGCGGCCATGTTGAACCCTTTGCCCAGATCGTCGCGGTTCGCGCCGATACCGATGCTTTCGCCGAAACCGGCGGGAGCGCGGCGGTTGCGGGCGCCAAGAGTGACGAGAATGCGACCCTCTCGACGCTTGGCGCCCGCTTCTCGACCGCGACGTCGGGGGTCTTCTCGGTCGGCGGTACGGTAGGATGGCAGCATGGGTTCGGCGACCTGACCCCGGCGACCTCGATGCGTTTCGCGACCGGACCCGGCTTCACGGTCATCGGCACGCCGCGCTCGCGCGATGCTGGCGTCGCGACGATCGACGCGCGGCTTCGCCTGAGTGAGGGGGCGCTGATCACCGTCAGCTATGACGGTGTGATCGGGTCGGCAGGGCAGGATCACAGCATCAAGGCTGGGCTGCGGATCGCCTTCTGA
- the hutI gene encoding imidazolonepropionase translates to MDRLWTNARIATLTGDGLGLIERGAIAVRDGRIAWVGDVADVPEAAEVIDCEGRLITPGLIDCHTHLVHGGSRANEWAMRLEGATYEEIARAGGGIVSTMRATQAMDGAALVESALPRLDALIAEGVTTIEIKSGYGLTLDDEIKMLRAARALGKVRNVRVAATLLAAHAVPPEYKGNADAYVDLVCEQIIPASVGLADAIDGFCEGIGFSPEQIARVFDAAKAAGLPVKLHAEQLSHLGGASLAASYRALSADHLEHIDAADIAAMAEAGTVAVLLPGAYYFMRETRKPPVAGLRDAGVPIALATDCNPGTSPTTSLLLMLNMGATLFGLSVGECVRAVTINAARALGLQGEIGTLESGKAADLAIWNITEPAELVYRIGFNPLHARIKDGQCN, encoded by the coding sequence ATGGATCGACTCTGGACCAATGCCCGAATCGCGACGCTGACCGGTGACGGGCTGGGCCTGATCGAGCGCGGCGCGATAGCGGTCCGCGATGGACGGATCGCCTGGGTCGGCGACGTGGCGGATGTCCCCGAAGCGGCGGAGGTCATCGATTGCGAAGGCCGGCTGATCACCCCGGGGTTGATCGATTGTCATACGCATTTGGTCCACGGCGGGAGCCGCGCCAATGAATGGGCGATGCGCCTCGAAGGCGCGACCTACGAAGAAATCGCGCGCGCGGGCGGCGGCATCGTGTCGACGATGCGCGCGACGCAGGCGATGGACGGGGCGGCGCTGGTCGAAAGCGCCCTGCCACGGCTCGACGCGCTGATCGCCGAGGGGGTGACGACGATCGAGATCAAGTCGGGCTATGGCCTCACCCTCGACGATGAGATCAAGATGCTGCGCGCGGCGCGGGCGCTGGGCAAGGTGCGGAACGTCCGCGTCGCCGCGACCTTGCTCGCGGCGCACGCGGTCCCGCCAGAGTATAAGGGCAACGCCGACGCCTATGTCGACCTGGTCTGCGAGCAGATCATTCCGGCATCGGTCGGACTGGCCGATGCGATCGATGGCTTCTGCGAAGGTATCGGCTTTTCGCCCGAGCAGATCGCGCGGGTGTTCGACGCCGCCAAAGCTGCGGGGCTGCCCGTCAAGCTCCATGCCGAGCAATTGTCGCATCTCGGAGGCGCCAGTCTTGCCGCCTCCTACCGCGCGCTGTCGGCCGACCATCTCGAACATATCGACGCGGCCGACATTGCCGCGATGGCCGAGGCAGGGACGGTGGCGGTGCTGTTGCCCGGCGCCTATTATTTCATGCGCGAGACCCGGAAACCACCGGTCGCTGGGCTGCGCGACGCTGGGGTGCCGATCGCGCTCGCCACCGACTGCAACCCCGGCACCTCGCCGACGACCTCGCTGTTGCTGATGCTCAACATGGGTGCCACCTTGTTCGGCCTGTCGGTTGGCGAATGTGTGCGCGCGGTGACAATCAACGCCGCCAGGGCGCTCGGCCTGCAAGGCGAAATCGGCACGCTCGAATCCGGCAAGGCCGCCGACCTCGCGATCTGGAATATCACCGAACCCGCCGAGCTCGTTTACCGCATCGGCTTCAACCCGCTTCACGCACGCATCAAGGACGGACAATGCAACTGA
- a CDS encoding tetratricopeptide repeat protein: MPDRIDGWKSIGAHFGRDRTTAIRWARERDLPVHRIPGGKTATVYALRQELDLWAQGGTSEPALAAPPRRRWKAIAAALVGLGVIGGGWFAVPWVVPSAPAETRTALALPGDPAVADLFLKGRDLLADREAAAIEKAIDLLRDVTRRDPGYGPGYAALAEALLLSREFGTRSDRQAFPEARAAAGDALRLSPSQASAHRVNGFIAYWRDRDFPAARRYFEKAIALAPGDAGGHFWFGNILADHGESAEALTHLRQAQTMMPGSVPIQTDLAWALWSAGERDEAVATLNDLARRHPDFAVIHDCLAVIHLADGDYPAYVRAQAQVAELRQNDTLRLRTTALSQALSAGSGSAQKLLLEYAQADLASGESRTAAWTAFVASAARDRASLLAVLRAAEARREKWGDAGLIRAMRRKWAGDAQVETLLTRLGAG, translated from the coding sequence TTGCCTGATCGCATCGACGGCTGGAAATCGATCGGCGCGCATTTCGGCCGCGACCGGACGACCGCGATCCGCTGGGCGCGCGAGCGCGACCTGCCGGTCCATCGTATCCCGGGCGGCAAGACCGCGACCGTCTATGCGCTCCGCCAAGAGCTCGATCTGTGGGCCCAGGGAGGAACAAGCGAGCCCGCGCTTGCCGCGCCGCCTCGCCGCCGCTGGAAAGCGATCGCGGCGGCGCTGGTCGGACTCGGCGTCATCGGCGGGGGTTGGTTCGCGGTGCCGTGGGTCGTGCCGTCGGCGCCTGCGGAAACCAGGACGGCGCTCGCGCTGCCCGGCGATCCGGCGGTCGCCGATTTGTTCCTGAAAGGCCGCGACCTGCTCGCCGATCGCGAGGCGGCGGCGATCGAAAAGGCGATCGACCTGCTGCGCGACGTGACGCGCCGCGACCCCGGCTATGGCCCGGGCTACGCCGCGCTGGCAGAGGCGCTGTTGCTGTCGCGCGAATTCGGCACGCGCAGCGACCGGCAGGCCTTCCCCGAAGCTCGTGCCGCGGCGGGCGACGCGCTGCGTCTGTCGCCGTCGCAGGCGTCGGCGCATCGCGTCAACGGCTTCATCGCTTATTGGCGCGACCGCGATTTCCCCGCCGCGCGCCGCTATTTCGAAAAAGCGATCGCGCTCGCGCCTGGCGACGCCGGCGGCCATTTCTGGTTCGGTAACATTCTCGCCGATCATGGCGAGAGTGCCGAGGCGCTGACCCATTTGCGGCAGGCGCAGACGATGATGCCCGGATCGGTGCCGATCCAGACCGACCTCGCCTGGGCCTTGTGGTCGGCGGGTGAGCGCGACGAGGCCGTGGCGACACTCAACGACCTTGCGCGCCGTCACCCCGATTTTGCGGTGATCCACGATTGCCTCGCCGTGATCCATCTCGCCGACGGCGATTATCCCGCCTATGTCCGGGCGCAGGCGCAGGTCGCCGAGCTTCGCCAGAACGACACGCTGCGCTTGCGCACGACGGCGCTTTCGCAGGCCTTGAGCGCCGGGTCAGGCAGCGCGCAAAAATTGCTGCTCGAATATGCCCAAGCCGATTTGGCGAGCGGCGAAAGCCGGACCGCGGCATGGACCGCCTTCGTGGCATCGGCCGCCCGCGACCGCGCCAGCCTGCTCGCCGTTCTTCGCGCGGCCGAGGCGCGGCGCGAAAAATGGGGCGATGCCGGCCTGATCCGCGCGATGCGGAGAAAATGGGCCGGGGACGCGCAGGTCGAAACCCTGCTGACCCGGCTGGGCGCCGGATAA
- a CDS encoding helix-turn-helix transcriptional regulator, whose amino-acid sequence MFPVESIYDAATDERMFPDLLRRIGDHFGAQAGFLGWMGGTSTAGFQAEYGNDPAYLKSYVETYAALDILRPALMETPEGEPRPAYPLLQSAEVRESRFYREYIAPQHIVDNLAVNLIKRDDMFATIAILRTGDVAPFSVEDVATMRGLVPHLRRAVILSSHRIRQADLMAAYREAAQGARDGLVLLGDDGQILDLGPEIERMTGFASIEAARRSAFARALARAADAGTPILREFDFGNRKLRLLLASQPLSRNRYGDVSEGGGAAHAVSVTEVDRRWGFAYGAMAEAHGLTGGEARVLEDVLTNGEMIGTAQRLGVARATARSHLHKIYAKTGTSGFPDLCLFAHRFIVAAR is encoded by the coding sequence GTGTTTCCAGTCGAATCCATCTATGATGCCGCCACCGACGAGCGGATGTTTCCCGACCTGCTGCGGCGGATCGGCGATCATTTCGGCGCACAGGCAGGGTTTCTCGGCTGGATGGGCGGCACCAGTACCGCGGGTTTCCAGGCCGAATATGGCAACGACCCCGCCTATCTGAAATCCTATGTCGAAACCTATGCGGCGCTCGATATCCTGCGCCCGGCGTTGATGGAGACGCCCGAGGGTGAACCGCGACCCGCTTATCCGCTGCTGCAATCGGCCGAGGTACGCGAGAGCCGCTTCTACCGCGAATATATCGCGCCGCAGCACATCGTCGACAATCTCGCGGTCAATCTGATCAAGCGCGACGACATGTTCGCGACGATCGCGATCCTGCGGACCGGCGATGTCGCGCCGTTTTCGGTAGAGGACGTGGCCACCATGCGTGGGCTGGTGCCGCATCTGCGCCGCGCGGTGATCCTGTCGAGCCACCGCATCCGTCAGGCCGACCTGATGGCGGCGTATCGCGAGGCGGCACAGGGTGCGCGCGATGGATTGGTGTTGCTCGGTGACGACGGACAGATTCTCGACCTTGGACCCGAAATCGAACGGATGACCGGCTTCGCGTCGATCGAGGCGGCGCGCCGGTCGGCATTCGCACGGGCGCTCGCGCGCGCTGCTGACGCAGGAACGCCCATCCTGCGCGAATTCGACTTCGGCAACCGCAAGCTTCGGCTGCTACTCGCTTCGCAGCCACTCTCGCGCAACCGCTACGGCGACGTCAGCGAAGGCGGCGGCGCCGCGCATGCGGTCAGCGTGACCGAAGTCGATCGCCGCTGGGGCTTTGCTTATGGCGCGATGGCGGAGGCGCACGGGCTGACCGGCGGCGAGGCGAGGGTGCTCGAAGATGTGCTGACCAACGGCGAGATGATCGGAACGGCGCAGCGGCTGGGCGTCGCGCGCGCCACCGCACGCAGCCATCTCCACAAAATCTATGCCAAGACTGGGACCTCGGGTTTTCCCGACCTCTGCCTGTTCGCGCACCGTTTCATCGTCGCCGCGCGCTGA
- the hutH gene encoding histidine ammonia-lyase codes for MQLNPGSVSFAEWRKVYQGGSVRLSPDCRPAIAESAASVERILARGEAVYGINTGFGKLAAVRIESADLETLQRNIVLSHAAGVGAPMPVPIARLMMALKLASLARGASGVRPATIATLEAMLDKGLIPVIPAQGSVGASGDLAPLSHMAAAMIGEGEIFVDGARVPAAVALADVGLDPLVLGPKEGLALLNGTQFSTAYALAGLFEAERLYRSALVTGILSTEAAKGSDTPFDPRIHALRGHRGQIETAEALAALMEGSEIRASHILGDVRVQDPYCLRCQPQVMGAVLDLLRQAATTLLIEANGVSDNPLIFPETDEALSGGNFHAEPVAFAADMIALALCEIGSLSERRTAMLVDPALSGLPAFLVARPGLNSGFMIPQVTAAALVSENKQRAYPASVDSIPTSANQEDHVSMAAHGARRLIEMAANVDAVLAIELLAAGQGCDFHGGLKSSAAVERARAALRAEVPTLDEDRHMAPDIEAASVIVRSGKLVDLAGDLPGLAA; via the coding sequence ATGCAACTGAACCCCGGATCGGTCAGCTTCGCCGAATGGCGCAAGGTCTATCAGGGCGGATCCGTTCGCCTCTCGCCCGATTGCCGTCCTGCCATCGCCGAAAGCGCCGCCTCGGTCGAACGCATCCTCGCGCGCGGCGAAGCCGTTTATGGGATCAACACCGGCTTCGGAAAACTCGCGGCCGTCCGGATCGAGAGCGCCGACCTCGAAACGCTCCAGCGCAATATCGTGCTCAGTCACGCCGCCGGTGTCGGCGCGCCGATGCCGGTGCCGATCGCGCGGTTGATGATGGCGCTCAAGCTCGCCAGCCTCGCGCGCGGCGCATCGGGTGTGCGCCCGGCAACGATCGCGACGCTTGAGGCGATGCTCGACAAGGGGCTGATTCCCGTCATTCCCGCGCAGGGCTCGGTCGGCGCCTCGGGCGACCTCGCGCCGCTGTCGCATATGGCGGCGGCGATGATCGGAGAGGGCGAAATCTTCGTTGATGGCGCACGCGTTCCGGCCGCTGTGGCGCTCGCCGATGTCGGACTCGATCCGCTGGTCCTCGGTCCCAAGGAAGGCCTTGCGCTCCTCAACGGCACGCAATTCTCGACCGCCTATGCGCTGGCGGGATTGTTCGAGGCCGAGCGACTGTACCGCAGCGCGCTCGTCACCGGAATCCTCTCGACCGAGGCCGCCAAGGGATCGGACACGCCCTTCGATCCACGCATCCACGCGCTGCGCGGGCATCGCGGGCAGATCGAGACCGCCGAGGCGCTCGCCGCGCTGATGGAGGGTTCCGAAATCCGCGCGAGCCATATCCTCGGCGATGTGCGCGTGCAGGACCCCTATTGCCTGCGCTGCCAGCCACAGGTGATGGGCGCGGTGCTCGATCTGCTGCGTCAGGCGGCGACGACCTTGCTCATCGAAGCGAACGGCGTATCGGACAATCCGCTCATCTTCCCGGAAACCGACGAAGCGCTGTCGGGCGGTAATTTCCACGCCGAGCCCGTCGCCTTCGCCGCCGACATGATCGCGCTGGCGCTGTGCGAGATCGGCAGCCTGTCCGAACGGCGCACCGCGATGCTCGTCGACCCGGCCTTGTCGGGGCTGCCAGCCTTCCTCGTCGCGAGGCCGGGGCTCAATTCGGGCTTCATGATCCCGCAGGTGACCGCTGCGGCTTTGGTGTCGGAAAACAAGCAGCGCGCCTATCCGGCGAGCGTCGATTCGATCCCGACCTCGGCGAACCAGGAGGATCATGTGTCGATGGCGGCGCACGGCGCGCGACGGCTGATCGAGATGGCGGCGAATGTCGACGCGGTGCTGGCGATCGAATTGCTCGCGGCGGGGCAAGGCTGCGATTTCCATGGCGGCCTGAAATCGAGCGCAGCCGTAGAACGCGCTCGCGCCGCGCTGCGCGCCGAAGTGCCGACGCTCGACGAAGATCGCCATATGGCGCCTGATATCGAAGCCGCGAGCGTGATCGTGCGGTCGGGCAAGCTGGTCGATCTCGCCGGGGACCTGCCCGGCCTCGCGGCATGA
- a CDS encoding UTRA domain-containing protein yields the protein MSFDARIRAAIEGDIRSGALRPGDRLLSEHDLAALHGCSRATVSKAMAALHRAGLIERRRKAGSFVADQHVHSAVLEVPDLAQLIAARGHVYRWQLLSRKRTGSELLIEGLHHEGDTALAFETRSITIETVPDAATESFDDVAPGTWLLAHIPWTSARHRIRAAGATVAEAAALGIAEHTACLILERSTWRGDAAVTTVRQVFRGDMFDMVAHFEPSLG from the coding sequence ATGAGTTTCGACGCCCGCATCCGCGCCGCGATCGAGGGCGATATCCGCTCGGGAGCACTGCGCCCCGGCGACCGCCTGCTGTCCGAGCATGACCTCGCGGCGCTGCACGGCTGTTCGCGCGCCACGGTCAGCAAGGCGATGGCGGCCTTGCATCGCGCCGGTCTGATCGAACGGCGGCGCAAGGCGGGCTCGTTCGTCGCCGACCAGCATGTCCATTCGGCGGTGCTTGAAGTCCCCGACCTCGCGCAACTGATCGCGGCGCGCGGGCACGTCTATCGCTGGCAGCTTCTATCGCGGAAGAGAACGGGTTCGGAGCTTCTGATCGAGGGTCTGCATCATGAAGGCGACACGGCCCTCGCGTTCGAAACCCGCTCGATCACAATCGAGACGGTGCCCGACGCGGCAACCGAAAGCTTCGACGATGTGGCGCCCGGAACCTGGTTGCTCGCGCATATCCCCTGGACCTCGGCGCGGCATCGCATCCGCGCGGCGGGCGCCACCGTGGCCGAAGCGGCGGCTCTGGGCATCGCCGAACACACCGCCTGCCTGATCCTCGAACGCAGCACCTGGCGCGGCGATGCCGCGGTCACGACGGTGCGGCAGGTGTTTCGTGGCGATATGTTCGACATGGTCGCCCATTTCGAACCCAGCCTCGGCTGA